A DNA window from Scylla paramamosain isolate STU-SP2022 chromosome 10, ASM3559412v1, whole genome shotgun sequence contains the following coding sequences:
- the LOC135104151 gene encoding phospholipase A2 group XV-like — MRLLALLLLVCQALGEVKKLRPVPPVILVPGDGGSQMEAKLDKPAVVHYVCTKKTDSWFDLWLNMESLIPGIIDCWIDNMRLVYDNTTRTTRNSPGVMTRVPGFGSTSTVEWLDPSHHYPTSYFYDVVEAMVKSPLGYVRDSTIRGAPYDFRKAPNEQKNYFKALKHMTESMYNSEGQRVVYLLHSMGGPMIWYFLANQPQSWKDEYVEGVISMAGAWGGSIKAVKVYTAGDNLGIYLINPRSIREEQRSATSLAFLLPSPDLWKEDEVLVQTPEKNYTTANFKDMFEALNLPDAYNIYLDTKNLLKDAPPPGVDLYCLYGHGINTVEKLVYQEGSFPDKPDLVFGEGDGTVNLRSAQVCESFASKQRQKVHAKAFPVMEHMAILKDVDSISYVVETLTNITQKNEEAAAKATQVEALEKQREKNMVDQHLFHILYKKKNFKRNDISSASFWKVLNMNAMPNVL; from the exons atgagattgttggcCCTCCTCCTGTTAGTATGTCAAGCCCTGGGTGAAGTCAAGAAGCTTCGGCCAGTCCCACCAGTAATTTTAG TGCCTGGGGATGGCGGCTCTCAGATGGAAGCCAAGCTAGATAAGCCCGCTGTTGTTCACTATGTCTGTACAAAGAAGACTGACTCTTGGTTTGACTTGTGGCTCAACATGGAGTCACTTATTCCTGGGATCATTGATTGCTGG ATAGACAATATGCGCCTTGTATATGACaacaccaccaggaccaccaggAACTCACCAGGAGTGATGACCCGAGTGCCAGGCTTTGGCTCCACATCTACAGTGGAGTGGCTGGACCCAAGTCATCACTATCCCACCAGCTACTTTTATGATGTGGTTGAAGCCATGGTGAAGTCTCCGCTGGGCTATGTAAGGGACTCCACGATCAGGGGAGCACCGTATGACTTCCGGAAAGCTCCAA ATGAACAGAAGAACTATTTCAAGGCTCTGAAGCACATGACAGAGTCAATGTACAACTCTGAGGGGCAGCGTGTGGTGTACCTGCTCCACAGCATGGGGGGCCCCATGATATGGTACTTCCTGGCTAACCAGCCACAGTCATGGAAGGACGAATATGTGGAGGGTGTCATCTCCATGGCTGGGGCTTGGGgaggttccatcaaggccgtcAAAGTGTACACTGCAG GGGACAATCTGGGGATCTATTTGATAAATCCACGGTCGATCCGAGAGGAGCAGAGATCAGCAACAAGCCTTGCCTTCTTGTTGCCCTCACCTGATCtttggaaggaagatgaagtgcTGGTCCAAACACCTGAGAAAAACTACACCACTGCAAATTTCAAGGATATGTTTGA GGCACTGAACTTGCCTGATGCATATAACATATACCTGGACACCAAGAACCTGCTGAAGGATGCACCGCCACCAGGAGTGGATCTTTATTGTCTTTATGGACATGGCATCAACACTGTGGAAAA ACTAGTCTACCAAGAAGGCTCATTTCCTGATAAACCAGATCTTGTGTTTGGGGAAGGAGATGGAACAGTAAACCTTCGCAGTGCCCAAGTCTGTGAATCG TTTGCATCAAAACAAAGGCAGAAGGTGCATGCTAAAGCATTCCCAGTGATGGAGCACATGGCCATCTTGAAGGATGTCGACAGCATCTCGTATGTCGTAGAAACGCTCACAAACATTACCCAGAAGAACGAGGAGGCTGCTGCCAAGGCCACTCAGGTGGAGGCTTTGGAaaagcaaagagagaaaaatatggtgGATCAGCATCTTTTCCACAtcttatataagaaaaagaacttTAAAAGAAATGATATTAGTTCAGCATCTTTCTGGAAGGTCTTGAATATGAATGCCATGCCTAATGTGTTGTGA
- the LOC135103973 gene encoding uncharacterized protein LOC135103973: protein MITSLLFVWWQVRWCQFSPAVVVVVVTVAGFCTAQNSASREDSNESFHPSPLIIESPFSFRPRPRGGRLYDSTGLSFSSSSSPSPSAFRSPNSFSSPSSSSSETFSSYSSLQSPSASSSFSSPSFSSFSSNVSPSPSQFSSPSFSIVQATGVKLHDTSSSHDSRESFGLPHSPSLGYSAPGISPTLNSHGSTGLISSPQQSYGAPPRVSPAPSYNPTPAPIQDYGPPPPRPTPGPSYIPPSTSHHNHGSRERLDSLEVPDNIFGDSIESFLNAPPHDISPSGTSSFLNSQPTRGFSSPPDRSTSHETFLRPATFSSQPLDFSNPPGRPDPHEIIHRPTALNPPSGFSLPSSDLRSAEIFHSLESHRPSSQRFPSSSSDHLASSSTFHGPGVGSLSLHDSSETSSELFLRTSGQPRPNFAPQVSASQPQTSFVGAFPNYYFNYNVHDPEEDDFDSLGRGNKGPNFGHSERREGGRTEGRYYVELPDGRTQVVEYYADETGYHPTITYI, encoded by the exons ATGATAACATCTCTCCTGTTTGTGTGGTGGCAGGTACGGTGGTGTCAGTTCTCgccggcggtggtggtggtggtggtgacggtggctgGCTTTTGTACCGCTCAGAACTCCGCCTCAAGGGAAGACTCCAATGAAAGCTTCCACCCAAGCCCTCTGATCATCgagtctcccttctccttccgtCCCAGGCCCAGAGGAGGACGACTTTACGACTCTACAggtctctcattttcctcctcctcctcaccttccccttctgctTTTCGTTCTCCTAATTCCTTTTCAtccccatcttcttcttcctctgaaaCATTCTCGTCTTATTCCAGTCTGCAGTCaccttctgcctcctcttctttctcctctccatcattctcatcattctcctctaacgtctctccctctccttcgcaATTCTCCTCCCCGTCCTTCTCCATAGTCCAAGCTACTGGAGTGAAGCTACATGACACGAGCTCCTCCCACGACTCACGTGAAAGCTTCGGATTACCACACAGTCCCTCCCTCGGCTATTCGGCGCCTGGAATCTCCCCCACACTGAACAGTCACGGGAGTACAGGACTGATATCTTCTCCCCAACAAAGCTATGGAGCCCCTCCTAGAGTCAGCCCAGCCCCATCTTATAACCCTACCCCTGCTCCGATACAAGATTATGGCCCCCCTCCCCCTAGACCCACCCCTGGTCCCTCGTATATTCCCCCATCCACATCCCACCACAATCACGGCTCGAGGGAAAGGTTGGACAGTCTCGAGGTCCCGGACAACATCTTCGGGGATTCCATAGAGAGCTTCCTCAACGCTCCTCCTCATGATATATCACCGTCTGGCACCTCAAGTTTCTTAAATTCCCAGCCAACAAGAGGTTTTTCTAGCCCGCCTGACAGATCAACTTCCCACGAAACATTCCTTCGTCCTGCCACGTTCAGTTCTCAGCCATTAGATTTCTCTAATCCACCTGGCAGACCCGATCCCCATGAAATAATCCATCGTCCTACCGCGCTCAATCCTCCGTCAGGTTTTTCTCTACCATCTAGTGACTTGAGATCGGCTGAAATTTTTCATTCCCTTGAAAGTCATAGGCCATCCTCACAGAGATTTCCCTCGTCCTCATCCGACCACCTGGCTTCGTCCAGCACCTTCCACGGCCCTGGTGTTGGCTCTCTTTCGCTTCATGACTCGAGCGAAACTTCCTCTGAGTTGTTTTTGAGGACAAGTGGACAGCCGCGGCCCAACTTTGCCCCGCAAGTTTCCGCAAGTCAGCCGCAGACAAGCTTTGTTGGG GCATTTCCAAACTACTACTTCAATTACAACGTGCACGATCCAGAAGAGGATGACTTCGATTCCCTTGGGCGAGGTAATAAGGGGCCTAACTTCGGGCACAGCGAGCGACGCGAGGGCGGCCGCACCGAGGGTCGCTACTACGTCGAGCTGCCGGACGGCCGCACGCAAGTGGTGGAGTACTACGCGGACGAGACGGGATACCACCCAACCATTACGTATATATAG